The segment TACTGCTTGGCTGTCTCCTATCTTACCTAATATCTTTATAGCTCTTGCCCGGGCATAGTTGTTATTTCTATCCTTCAATACGGCAATAAGCGGTTTTACTGCGGGCTTGCCTATTTTTACTAATGTTTCTTCTATTAGAAGCATATCTTCTGAGTGAACATAGTTCACGTCTGTATAAATATAGTCCACTACTCCTCTAATATCCATATCTTCATCCTTCAGTACAGAAATAAGCAGCGTTATTGATTGGCTATCTCCTGTCTTCCCTAATGCCTCTATTTCTCGCTGTCGGATACGCTTATCCTTCATGGCAATTGGTTGTATTGAACTGTTGTCTTCAAACTCGCTTGATGTCTTCGCTGCTTTTTCTCGGAGGGTCTTATATCCACTCTTTGATGTGGGTCTTATTGCAGCGTCCCCAAACTCGCTTAAGTTTTTTGTTTGTTCTTTTTGCGTTCCTTCGGCTTCCGATTTATTCGCCTTATTTGCGCGGAAGAACGGGACTAAAACTATAGCGCCTATGCACAGTCCCAGAACCAAAACCCAAAAAGTTAAACTTCTTTTTGTATTTCCCATTCTCTCAAATCTGTTTTTACCATAAACTATCGACCAATTACTTTTTTCTTCCCCAGCTCTTCCTTTTTCAATCTTTTTTTATTTCTTATGGAACCCCACGGGTTAAAACCCGTGGTACCTTTATAACCCCACGCTGTTTTGCTTCGCAAAACAAAACGCGGGGGTAATTTTCTACGCATTCACCCACAGACTAAAGTCCGTGGAACTCTGCTAGAAAATTAGATAATCGCTAACTGATACAGCAGCGATAGTAGCCTCGCCGCAAGCGACATCTATTTGGCGAACTTCTTTTGAACGGATATCTCCCACCGCATATATGCCGGGAATTGATGTCTGCATTTTGTCATTGGTCTTAATATACCCTGCATTATCCA is part of the bacterium genome and harbors:
- a CDS encoding HEAT repeat domain-containing protein, whose product is MGNTKRSLTFWVLVLGLCIGAIVLVPFFRANKANKSEAEGTQKEQTKNLSEFGDAAIRPTSKSGYKTLREKAAKTSSEFEDNSSIQPIAMKDKRIRQREIEALGKTGDSQSITLLISVLKDEDMDIRGVVDYIYTDVNYVHSEDMLLIEETLVKIGKPAVKPLIAVLKDRNNNYARARAIKILGKIGDSQAVKSLVALLKDKDWDIRWRVVKALGEIGDNSAIKPLVITLKDEDRRVRYRAVEALENMGDKQRIVELLASLKDEDFYVQLKVIEALKIIAGEDFGEWQKQELLEQNQWLMQKLVQRQFEQQKQKLLKEQTKLLRERQLLEQNKDRFSAQELLEQQKLLERSSQKLLEQEQWLEENKEKFSTQK